Proteins encoded within one genomic window of Panicum virgatum strain AP13 chromosome 1N, P.virgatum_v5, whole genome shotgun sequence:
- the LOC120657732 gene encoding outer envelope pore protein 21, chloroplastic-like isoform X2 has protein sequence METSLRLRGGGGLRIHAKEKLPLGYNSLIQAHGEMDASTAGAAAPSYLALFVRQFYPQKNRTGAVELAWTILDLRRGQDVRLKLGYEFYDKVPYLQLRENNWTLNAYMDGKWDVRFDM, from the exons ATGGAGACCTCCCtgcgcctgcgcggcggcggcggcctccgcatCCACGCCAAGGAGAAGCTTCCCCTCGGCTACAACTCCCTAATACAG GCTCATGGGGAGATGGACGCAAGCACCGCCGGAGCTGCTGCCCCAAGCTACCTTGCTCTCTTTGTCAGGCAATTCTACCCCCAG AAGAATAGAACTGGGGCCGTCGAATTGGCCTGGACCATACTTGACTTGAGGAGAGGCCAAGATGTCAGGCTCAAACTTGGCTATGAATTCTATGACAAG GTGCCTTATCTCCAGCTTAGAGAAAACAATTGGACACTGAATGCTTATATGGATGGGAAATGGGATGTTAGATTTGATATGTGA
- the LOC120657732 gene encoding outer envelope pore protein 21, chloroplastic-like isoform X1 translates to METSLRLRGGGGLRIHAKEKLPLGYNSLIQAHGEMDASTAGAAAPSYLALFVRQFYPQLSANLGVGVHLHKGNDLTYNLRAKKALPFTSNGLLGLNLKARLLTDAEFKPKNRTGAVELAWTILDLRRGQDVRLKLGYEFYDKVPYLQLRENNWTLNAYMDGKWDVRFDM, encoded by the exons ATGGAGACCTCCCtgcgcctgcgcggcggcggcggcctccgcatCCACGCCAAGGAGAAGCTTCCCCTCGGCTACAACTCCCTAATACAG GCTCATGGGGAGATGGACGCAAGCACCGCCGGAGCTGCTGCCCCAAGCTACCTTGCTCTCTTTGTCAGGCAATTCTACCCCCAG CTCTCGGCCAACCTCGGAGTTGGCGTCCACTTGCACAAAGGCAATGACCTCACCTACAATCTTCGCGCCAAGAAGGCCCTCCCCTTCACATCCAATGGCTTGCTAGGACTAAACCTCAAGGCCCGCCTGCTTACAGACGCAGAGTTCAAGCCG AAGAATAGAACTGGGGCCGTCGAATTGGCCTGGACCATACTTGACTTGAGGAGAGGCCAAGATGTCAGGCTCAAACTTGGCTATGAATTCTATGACAAG GTGCCTTATCTCCAGCTTAGAGAAAACAATTGGACACTGAATGCTTATATGGATGGGAAATGGGATGTTAGATTTGATATGTGA
- the LOC120657733 gene encoding probable E3 ubiquitin-protein ligase ATL44 — MRAPVMVSRLHSAGNGPSPSPSPPLLCDGHADAAGDSDTVVILASLLCALICVAGLALVARCTCRRRNSGGGGGSNINPTATEVQAPKGLKKAAIETLPTVSLQAAAASRSGGVGEERECAICLVVLAEGDELRLQPLCGHGFHAACIDTWLGAHASCPSCRAAVLTCRRCGAAAAAGDATT, encoded by the coding sequence ATGCGCGCTCCGGTGATGGTGAGCCGCCTCCACTCAGCCGGCAATggcccatctccatctccatctcctcccCTGCTTTGTGATGGTcatgcagatgcagcaggggacTCGGACACAGTGGTGATCCTGGCGTCCCTCCTCTGCGCCCTCATCTGCGTGGCCGGGCTTGCCCTCGTCGCGCGGTGCACCTGCCGCAGACGCAacagtggtggcggcggtggcagcaacATCAACCCAACCGCCACGGAGGTACAGGCACCGAAGGGGCTGAAGAAGGCGGCGATCGAGACGCTGCCCACGGTGTCGTTGCAAGCAGCAGCTGCCTCAAgatcaggaggagttggagaggagagggagtgcGCCATCTGTCTGGTGGTGTTGGCTGAGGGAGATGAGCTCCGGCTGCAGCCGCTTTGCGGCCACGGCTTCCATGCTGCCTGCATCGATACCTGGCTGGGCGCCCACGCCAGCTGCCcctcctgccgcgccgccgtcctcacCTGCCGGAGGTgcggggcggccgcggccgctggGGACGCAACAACCTAG